In Arachis stenosperma cultivar V10309 chromosome 1, arast.V10309.gnm1.PFL2, whole genome shotgun sequence, one DNA window encodes the following:
- the LOC130943481 gene encoding pentatricopeptide repeat-containing protein At4g15720, translating to MRQSLKSNLVITHTVSRQHNSFFHYDSNAKTYFIEQLQTCKNLISATTTHSNVVKSGLSNDTFTTNHLINCYVRFLKINRAHKLFDEMPQRNVVSWTSLMAGYVTCGRPNTALWLFHQMQGTLVLPNEFTFATLINACSILANLDMGRRIHGRVEVMGFGSNRVVCSSLIDMYGKCNHVDEARMVFDSMCVRNVVSWTSMITTYAQNAQGHHALQLFREFTHLRMEKPNHFMLCSVISACASLGSLGSGKVTHGMVIRLCHDANDVVATALVDMYAKCGCVHYSDKVFRRIPNPSVIPYTSMIVGAAKYGLGTLSLQLFQEMIDRRIKPNDVTFVGVLHACSHSGLIDKGLELFNSMNGKYRVMPDSKHYTCVADMLGRVGRVEEAYQLAKSVHVERDGYSILWGTLLSASRLHGRVDIAFEASRRLIESNQQVAGAYVTLSNAYALAGDWENAHQLRSEMKHTGICKEPGSSWIEIKNSTYVFHAGDVSKCSQANEILSLLKELKHRMKERGYVGRTTGLVFVDIEEEAKEEIVSLHSEKLALAFGLINMPKGVTIRVMKNLRMCRDCHESFKLISDIVERDFVVRDVNRFHHFKNGLCTCGDFW from the coding sequence ATGAGGCAGTCGTTGAAATCCAATTTGGTAATAACACACACTGTTTCGCGCCAACACAACTCATTCTTCCATTACGATTCCAATGCCAAAACCTACTTCATCGAACAGCTCCAAACTTGCAAGAATTTAATCTCTGCAACCACCACCCATTCCAACGTTGTCAAAAGTGGGTTATCAAATgacacttttaccactaaccaCCTTATCAACTGTTACGTCAGGTTCCTCAAAATTAACCGTGCACATAAACTGTTCGACGAAATGCCTCAGCGTAATGTTGTGTCTTGGACTTCCCTTATGGCTGGTTATGTCACCTGTGGTCGACCCAATACCGCGCTTTGGCTCTTCCATCAGATGCAGGGGACATTGGTTCTTCCAAATGAATTCACATTTGCCACTCTCATCAATGCATGTTCTATCCTTGCCAACCTTGACATGGGAAGAAGAATTCATGGTCGTGTTGAGGTTATGGGCTTTGGGTCCAATCGTGTTGTGTGTTCTTCCCTCATTGACATGTATGGGAAATGCAATCATGTTGATGAAGCTCGGATGGTTTTTGATTCCATGTGTGTAAGGAATGTGGTTTCTTGGACCTCCATGATCACCACTTATGCTCAAAATGCACAAGGCCATCATGCCCTACAATTGTTTAGGGAGTTCACTCACTTGAGGATGGAGAAACCAAACCATTTCATGTTGTGCAGTGTGATCAGTGCTTGTGCAAGCTTGGGCAGCCTAGGTTCTGGGAAGGTCACTCATGGAATGGTCATCCGTCTTTGCCACGATGCAAATGATGTAGTTGCTACAGCACTTGTGGACATGTATGCCAAATGTGGTTGTGTTCACTATTCTGATAAAGTCTTCAGGAGAATCCCAAATCCTTCTGTAATTCCCTATACTTCAATGATTGTTGGTGCTGCAAAATATGGACTTGGAACTTTGTCTCTACAACTTTTTCAGGAAATGATTGACAGAAGAATAAAACCCAATGATGTCACTTTTGTTGGAGTCTTACATGCTTGCAGCCATTCAGGGCTAATAGACAAAGGACTTGAGCTCTTCAACTCCATGAATGGGAAATACAGGGTGATGCCTGATTCAAAGCATTATACATGCGTTGCAGATATGCTAGGTCGAGTAGGTCGTGTTGAGGAAGCCTACCAGTTAGCAAAATCAGTTCATGTAGAGCGGGATGGGTACTCCATATTGTGGGGAACACTTCTTTCAGCGAGTAGGCTTCATGGTAGAGTAGACATCGCCTTCGAAGCCAGCAGGCGGCTAATAGAGTCCAATCAGCAAGTAGCAGGTGCATATGTAACATTGTCCAATGCATATGCATTGGCAGGGGACTGGGAAAATGCTCATCAGTTAAGATCTGAAATGAAACATACTGGAATTTGCAAGGAACCTGGTAGCAGTTGGATTGAGATAAAGAACTCGACTTATGTGTTCCATGCTGGGGACGTCTCAAAGTGCTCTCAAGCGAATGAGATTCTGAGCTTGCTAAAGGAATTGAAACATAGAATGAAGGAAAGGGGATATGTAGGACGAACTACAGGTTTGGTGTTTGTTGATATAGAAGAGGAAGCCAAAGAGGAAATTGTTAGTTTGCACAGTGAGAAACTTGCATTGGCGTTTGGATTAATAAATATGCCTAAAGGGGTCACAATCAGAGTAATGAAGAACTTGAGAATGTGCAGGGATTGTCATGAGAGCTTCAAGCTGATTAGTGATATTGTAGAGAGAGATTTTGTTGTGAGAGATGTGAATAGATTTCATCATTTCAAAAATGGTCTGTGTACATGTGGAGATTTTTGGTAA